From a single Glycine soja cultivar W05 chromosome 19, ASM419377v2, whole genome shotgun sequence genomic region:
- the LOC114398473 gene encoding F-box/kelch-repeat protein At3g23880-like — translation MAMAQLPQDLIEEILSWLPVKSLMRFRCVSRTWNSLIFQAHFVKLNLQRSSRNTHVLLRCQINTVFEDMRDLPGIAPCSICSLLENPSSTVDNGCHQLDNRYLFIGSYNGLVWLINLVARGEFSEYRVWFCNLATRIMSEDSPHLCLRSCNYKLWWYQVKCGFGYDDRSDTYKVVLVLSNIKSQNWELRVHRLGDTHWRKVLTCPAFPILGEKCGQPVSGTVNWFAIRKLGFDYEWETVTVDQSVIFSYDLNKETFKYLLMPNGLSQVPRGPELGVLKGCLCLSHVHQRTHFVVWLMREFGVENSWTQLLNVTLELLQAPLPCVILKPLCISENGDVLLLANYISSKFILYNKKDNRIVYTQDFNNQVPMSSHDYIQSLVLPYGN, via the coding sequence ATGGCAATGGCCCAGCTCCCTCAGGACCTCATAGAAGAAATTTTGTCATGGCTTCCGGTCAAATCTCTTATGCGTTTCAGGTGCGTTTCTAGGACTTGGAATTCCCTCATCTTCCAAGCACACTTTGTCAAATTAAACCTTCAAAGGTCATCTAGAAACACCCACGTCCTATTAAGGTGTCAAATTAATACTGTGTTTGAAGATATGAGGGATCTCCCAGGCATCGCCCCATGCTCTATATGTAGTTTACTTGAGAACCCATCATCCACTGTTGACAATGGTTGCCACCAGCTAGACAACAGATACTTATTCATAGGTTCCTACAATGGGTTGGTTTGGTTGATTAATTTGGTTGCTAGAGGTGAATTCAGTGAATACCGGGTCTGGTTTTGTAACCTGGCCACAAGGATCATGTCTGAAGATTCACCACACTTATGTCTTCGCTCATGCAATTATAAACTTTGGTGGTATCAAGTGAAGTGTGGGTTTGGTTATGATGATCGGAGTGACACTTACAAGGTGGTGTTAGTCCTTTCAAATATTAAGTCACAAAATTGGGAGCTGAGAGTTCACCGCTTAGGTGACACTCATTGGAGAAAGGTTTTAACTTGTCCGGCATTCCCCATTTTGGGAGAAAAATGTGGACAACCTGTGAGTGGTACTGTTAACTGGTTCGCAATTCGCAAGTTGGGTTTTGATTATGAATGGGAAACTGTCACCGTCGATCAATCAGTAATTTTTTCATATGATCTAAACAAGGAGACATTCAAATATTTGCTGATGCCGAATGGTCTTTCTCAAGTTCCCCGTGGCCCTGAACTTGGGGTATTGAAGGGCTGCTTGTGTCTTTCTCATGTTCACCAGAGAACCCATTTTGTTGTTTGGCTAATGAGGGAATTTGGAGTTGAAAATTCTTGGACTCAATTGTTGAATGTAACTCTTGAGCTTCTTCAAGCCCCTCTGCCCTGTGTAATACTGAAGCCTCTGTGCATCTCTGAAAATGGTGATGTCCTGTTGCTGGCAAATTATATatcttcaaaatttattctcTATAATAAGAAAGATAATAGAATAGTCTATACTCAAGATTTCAACAACCAAGTGCCAATGTCCTCCCATGATTATATTCAAAGCTTGGTTTTGCCATATGGAAATTAA